From the genome of Impatiens glandulifera chromosome 9, dImpGla2.1, whole genome shotgun sequence, one region includes:
- the LOC124913894 gene encoding LEAF RUST 10 DISEASE-RESISTANCE LOCUS RECEPTOR-LIKE PROTEIN KINASE-like 2.1: MSFVSVVAISILLLNLPCPVFSNDQRYLNCSSSLSCGNITNLMYPFYGLNRANYCGQPGFKLDCQNEVPFIKIGSNQYKYRVVDSNPLQRIITVTRNDYWETTCPLDFINTTFDPYPFHYIAGFWNLTLFYGCIFNNWPIQGLTTGNVCLINDTTVNMFYSTTTREIGPGLGKCNSSVIVPVQGKAALAVNENKTTVGKAIEEGVEVFWDEDVDKCTICLQSGGVCGFNWTQSLFSCFCYDHPSSTSCPTRPGLQSPATKY, encoded by the exons ATGTCTTTCGTATCAGTTGTTGCCATATCCATTCTTTTGTTGAATCTTCCATGTCCTGTTTTTTCAAACGACCAAAGATACTTGAACTGCTCTTCATCGTTGAGCTGTGGGAACATCACCAACCTAATGTACCCTTTCTACGGACTAAACCGCGCCAACTACTGCGGCCAACCAGGATTCAAGCTCGATTGTCAAAATGAAGTACCTTTCATTAAAATTGGTTCAAACCAATACAAATACAGAGTCGTGGATTCAAATCCCTTACAAAGGATCATTACCGTTACTAGAAACGACTACTGGGAAACCACATGCCCATTAGATTTCATTAACACCACGTTTGATCCCTATCCGTTTCACTACATTGCCGGGTTCTGGAACTTGACTCTCTTCTACGGCTGCATTTTCAATAACTGGCCTATCCAGGGTCTGACGACAGGGAATGTCTGTTTAATTAATGACACGACGGTTAACATGTTCTATTCGACAACGACAAGGGAGATTGGACCCGGATTGGGGAAATGTAACAGCTCGGTTATCGTGCCGGTGCAGGGGAAAGCGGCGCTGGCAGTGAACGAGAATAAGACGACGGTTGGGAAGGCGATAGAAGAAGGGGTGGAGGTTTTTTGGGATGAAGATGTAGATAAGTGTACAATTTGTCTACAATCGGGTGGGGTTTGTGGGTTTAATTGGACTCAATCTCTCTTTTCTTGCTTCTGCTATGATCATCCATCGTCAACATCATGCCCTACTAGACCCG GACTACAATCCCCAGCAACCAAGTACTGA
- the LOC124916108 gene encoding PR5-like receptor kinase, whose translation MVLEMVGAKEVKEDDQTSEVYFPDCIYERVVKGKDLKLPNATTEEEKEMGEKMILVGLWCIQINPLQRPSMGEVVKMLEGSVEAMEIPPKPFQFSPSKSMINDSSVSSSSLSQIH comes from the coding sequence ATGGTTCTTGAGATGGTGGGAGCGAAAGAAGTTAAAGAAGATGACCAAACTAGCGAGGTGTACTTTCCCGATTGTATTTACGAAAGAGTCGTGAAGGGAAAGGATTTAAAACTTCCAAACGCGACTACTGAGGAGGAAAAGGAGATGGGGGAAAAGATGATATTGGTTGGGTTGTGGTGCATTCAAATAAATCCATTGCAAAGACCTTCAATGGGGGAAGTGGTGAAAATGTTGGAAGGAAGTGTTGAAGCCATGGAAATTCCACCAAAACCATTCCAATTTTCACCTTCCAAGTCCATGATTAATGATTCTTCAGTCTCATCATCTTCATTGTCTCAGATTCattaa
- the LOC124913892 gene encoding LEAF RUST 10 DISEASE-RESISTANCE LOCUS RECEPTOR-LIKE PROTEIN KINASE-like 2.1, with protein sequence MLDRCFFRLLSIILLVVSVISHANSQNNLYEDCKKQFQCGKIADLGYPFWGGNRQESCGHPSFKLNCTTADSQPTITIQSWDYRILDINNPSKSITVARNEFVDNSTCPTSPQNATLDNTLFNYAADVANLTLYYDCIELKNNTCDTAANNTSFNFYVSTSASNRTNTVLGCNSSAIVQVNQTSGEALLSNSSSIEVTEAIDSGFGLVWSANDEACRNCVKSKGVCGSNANNAGAFICHCPDGDDSEICGSNRFPLGMTLGIGLPIILLLVLGIILGVYFFKRKRNGKTTRSTTAAIVAGNTNVEQFMKNYGANVPKRYSYRQIEKITKSFVDKQGQGGFGTVYKGKLPSGQLVAVKLLKEEGGDSRDFMNEVESISVTSHVNVVSLLGFCYQGKKRALVYEFMPNGSLDRFICDDPSLRLELKLLYQIVIGIARGLEYLHQGCATRIVHFDIKPHNILLDEEFCPKISDFGLAKLCKKRQSTMSTMDQRGTIGYIAPEVSSRAFGKASHKSDVYSYGMMVLEMVGAKEIKDDDQTSEVYFPDCIYKRVVKGKDLQLPNATTEEEKELGVKMILVGLWCIQINPLQRPSMCEVVKMLEGNVDAMEIPPEPFKFSPSRAVINDSSDSSSLLSGIQSRNQE encoded by the exons atgttggaTCGCTGCTTCTTCCGACTTCTATCGATAATCCTACTCGTAGTCTCTGTAATCTCACATGCCAATTCCCAAAACAATCTATACGAAGACTGCAAAAAACAGTTTCAATGCGGGAAAATCGCCGATTTAGGTTATCCTTTCTGGGGTGGAAACCGGCAAGAATCATGCGGCCATCCTTCGTTCAAGCTCAATTGCACCACCGCCGATTCTCAACCCACAATCACGATTCAATCATGGGATTACCGAATACTCGACATCAACAACCCATCAAAATCCATCACCGTCGCTAGAAACGAATTCGTCGACAACAGTACCTGTCCAACAAGTCCCCAAAACGCAACCTTAGATAACACCCTTTTTAATTACGCCGCCGACGTCGCCAATTTGACTCTTTACTATGACTGTATCGAACTGAAAAACAACACCTGCGATACCGCCGCTAATAACACCAGTTTTAATTTCTACGTATCAACTTCAGCTTCCAATAGGACCAATACCGTCCTCGGATGCAATTCCTCTGCAATTGTTCAGGTGAATCAGACGTCCGGCGAGGCTCTGCTCAGCAATTCATCGTCAATTGAGGTGACGGAGGCTATAGACAGCGGGTTTGGGCTTGTCTGGTCGGCTAACGATGAGGCGTGTAGGAATTGTGTTAAATCAAAGGGAGTATGTGGCTCGAACGCGAACAACGCTGGTGCGTTTATCTGTCATTGTCCTGATGGTGATGATAGCGAGATATGTG GATCAAACAGGTTTCCTCTTGGGATGACATTAGGTATAG GACTTCCAATTATTCTTCTCCTTGTATTAGGAATAATCTTAGGAGTCtactttttcaaaagaaaaagaaatggtAAGACCACGAGGTCCACGACAGCTGCTATTGTAGCAGGCAATACAAATGTTGAGCAATTCATGAAAAACTATGGTGCCAATGTTCCAAAAAGGTATAGCTATCGCCAAATTGAAAAGATTACCAAATCATTCGTCGATAAACAAGGCCAAGGAGGTTTCGGGACTGTATACAAAGGGAAGTTACCAAGCGGGCAACTTGTGGCAGTGAAGCTCCTCAAGGAAGAAGGAGGGGATTCACGTGATTTTATGAATGAAGTCGAGAGCATTAGTGTGACTTCCCACGTCAACGTGGTTTctcttttgggtttttgttaCCAAGGTAAGAAACGAGCTCTAGTCTATGAGTTCATGCCAAACGGTTCGCTAGACAGGTTTATCTGCGATGACCCGAGTCTTCGGTTGGAATTGAAACTATTGTATCAGATTGTGATTGGGATTGCCCGCGGACTAGAGTATTTGCACCAGGGCTGCGCCACTAGGATTGTCCATTTTGACATAAAACCACATAATATTCTTCTAGACGAGGAATTCTGTCCAAAAATATCTGATTTTGGATTGGCCAAACTTTGCAAGAAGAGACAGAGCACAATGTCCACTATGGATCAACGGGGAACAATTGGGTACATTGCCCCGGAGGTATCTTCTAGAGCGTTTGGGAAGGCTTCTCACAAGTCCGATGTCTATAGCTATGGGATGATGGTTCTTGAGATGGTGGGTGCAAAAGAGATTAAAGATGATGACCAAACTAGCGAGGTGTACTTTCCCGATTGTATCTACAAAAGAGTCGTGAAGGGAAAGGATCTACAACTTCCAAACGCGACTACTGAGGAGGAAAAGGAGCTTGGGGTAAAGATGATATTGGTTGGGCTGTGGTGCATTCAAATAAATCCATTGCAAAGGCCGTCAATGTGTGAAGTGGTGAAAATGTTAGAAGGAAATGTTGATGCCATGGAAATTCCACCAGAGCCATTCAAATTTTCACCTTCCAGGGCCGTCATTAATGATTCTTCAGACTCATCATCATTATTGTCCGGGATTCAATCGAGAAACCAAGAATAA